One Candidatus Dadabacteria bacterium genomic window, GCAAACGTGTGATACACCAACTCAAAGCGCACCTGGTCGTTTCCCTTTCCGGTCGCCCCGTGAGAGAGCGCGGCGGCTTTCTCCTCAAGCGCAACCTCAACCTGCCTACGGGCTATCAGGGGGCGGGCAAGCGATGTGCCGAGCAGGTATGAGCCCTCGTAAACCGCGCCCGCCCTTATGGCCGGAAAAACGAAATCACGCGCAAACTCCTCTTTCAGGTTTGCCACCCTGACCTTCTCCGCGCCCGTCTCAAGCGCCTTTTTGCGGGCGGCGGCCATGTCTTCGTTCTGCCCCACATCGGCTATGAACGCCACCACCCGCGCCCCGTAATTCTCCGTGAGCCATTTGAGGATTATGGAGGTGTCAAGCCCGCCCGAATACGCGAGCACGATTTTCTTTCCTTTCAGGTTTTCCATGCGCTCAGCCCTGCCCCCTCATGTCAAGCAGGTAGAACTTTGCGCCGCTGTTTTCGTAAAACTTCTCAAGCGACAGCCCCACATACTCTATTCTCTGAAGTTCGTCCCCCTCCTTTTGAATCTTTTTGACCTCTTCGGAGACCGATGTTTTGACCGGGATTTGCTTGTCGGGAACCTGCTGGCATATAAAGCCCAGTTCCATGTCGGTTTCGTTGAAAGAGTTTGACACTATGAGCCCCACCGAAAAGGTGGCGTTTGCCAGTTCAAACACAACCACCGTTGAGGGCTCGGCTGAACCGGACGGGTCTTCGGCGATAAACCTGTATCCGTAACTCTCAACCCCGCCGCCGGAGCCGATTATGGAATCAAGATTCCAGTAGTCCTCGTTTTCTATCATGCAGACAACGCGCATTTGAAAATCCTCCCTGCCTTTCGGGCGCATACATTACCGGAAAGCGTCCCGCTTTTGAAGCGCTACCCGTTTTTGCCGCCGCTGGCGCGAAGGAAATTGAGCGCGTCCGCAATGTCCGCCGCAAGCGGGGCGGAAAAACTCATCCGTTCTCCCGTGGCGGGATGGGAAAACCCTATGCTCGCGGCGTGAAGAGCCTGCCTCCGCAACGGTTGCGCCAGCCCCGATGACGCAAACAGCGCCTTTGCCTCTTTTGTGCGGTAAAGCGGGTCCGCCGCAACCGGATGCCCCGCTTCGGAAAAGTGCACCCTTATCTGGTGGGTTCTGCCGGTCTGCGGCCTGATGCGGACGAAAGTCCACCCGCGAATGCGCTCAACAACCTCCCACTCCGTTACGGATTGGCGTGGTCGCGCGGGGTTTTTGCCGGACATCTTTCTGCGGTCGCGGGAGCTTCTCCCTATGCCGGAGGAGAAAACGCCCGAGTTTTTTTTCATCTCCCCGCACACTATCGCCTCATACTCCTTGCTCACTTCGCGCTCCGCAAACTGGCGCGAGAGGGCGGCGTGGCACACGTCGTTTTTTGCCGCCACCAGAACGCCGGAGGTGTCTTTGTCCAACCGGTGAACGATGCCGGGCCTTTCAATTCCGCCGAGAGTGGAAAGATTTTCCCGATACCTGCGGGCAAGCGCGCCCGCAAGCGTGGGTCCCGCCCGCCCCGCTCCCGGATGAACGGTCAGCCCGGCGGGCTTGTTGATGACAATGATGTCGGCGTCCTCAAAAATGATGTCAAGTGAAACCTCCCCGTCCTCCGGCCCGGCAAAGCCGCCGCGCGGAGGGGGGGTGTGAACCAGAAAGGACTCGCCGCCCTCAATGATGGCGGACGGTTTGAACGGCTCGCCGTTCATAAGAATATCGCCCGATTTGATAAGCGCCGCCACCCGCGACCGGCTCTGCGGCAGAACTTCGGACAGGGCGGTGTCGGCTCTCTTTCCTCCGGAGCCGGGGGGCAGGGTTATGACTGCGGTCGCGGCGGGGCGAGCTACGGGCACGGGGCGGAGTCCCTGTCTGCGGAGAATGAGCCCGCCGCGCCCCGGTTGTTGTCGTACTCAATCGTCTCGCACCGGAGAACGCCGTCCTCGTAAATTGCAAAATCTTTTTTGCCCGTAACGCCGACGCTTATGGGAGACGCCCGCCACCCGAAGCCCGTTACATAAAGCCCGTCGGATGACTGCCCGGAAGATGACGCGTCAAAGTCCGCCCGGACGCAGTATCCGGACTTCGGCCTCTCGCACACCGCAGAGTCCGACGAGCCCGCGTCCGCCCCTTCAAAAGACTCGTCCACAAGAGCGTCCGCCGCCTCGCACGACTCGCCCGACCCCTTAGGGCAGCGGAGGGACAGCCCCTCCGACAGGTCTCCTATGGAGGCGGTGTAGTTGCGGATGCCGTCTCCGTCCGAATCCTGAATGGCGAACTGAATTTCCGCCGAACTGAGCACCTGAAGCGTCTTCCTTGCCGAAAGTTCGTTTGCCGAGCCGCGCGCGCCCAGAAAGTTGGGAACGGCAAACCCCGCAAGCACACCTATGATTACAAGAACCACAAGCAGCTCAATCAGGGTGAAGCCCGCCCGCCGTTTTTCCGGTTTCCGTTTTGTTCTCTCTCCCGGCATTTGCGCCTGATACTACAGCAAACCGCCCCCGGCGGCAATCGGTTATAGGGCGTCTCCCGACACAATTTTGACAAGTTCGCCGTCCGCCGTCTCAATGTGAAGAAACCCCCGCGCGTCCACCTTCCGGGCGATGCCCGTTATTTCCTCGCCGCCGTCCCTTACCGTTACGCGCCCGTTCAGCTTTCCCCACCGCTCCGCCCATCGCTCCACCGTCCGGTCGCCGCCCTTTTCCGTCCAGTCCCTCCGGCGGGCGAACAGGTTTTTTATAAGCGCGGCGGCGAAATCCCCCCGGTTTATGTCGCGCCCCAGAATCTCCCCCAGCGAGACGGCGGGGCGCTCAAACCCGTCCATAAGCCCGCGTTTGCGCGCGGGCGCAAGGTTCAGGTTGACGCCGATTCCGATGACTATAAATCCGCACATTTCGCCCTCCGGCTCAGCCTCGGACAGCACGCCCGCAAGTTTGCCGCCGCGCGCAAGAATGTCATTGGGCCATTTGATTTCTGTTTCCGCGCCCATTGCCTCAAAGGTTTCCGACAGCGCCAGAGAGGCCATGAAGGTCGCCGCGGGGCAAAGCGAGAACCTCACGCGCGGGCGGAACAGGGCGGACATAAAGAGGTTGCCGCCTCCGGGCGAAACCCACCGCCTGCCCATCCGTCCGCGCCCGGCGGTCTGCCTGTCCGCCAGCGCGACCGTTCCCTCGCGCGCGCCGTTTTTCCCCATCTCGCGCAAGACGGCGTTTGTGGAGCCGGTCTCGTCAAAAAACAGCGCCCCCGGAGCGGCGTTTTCAATCTTCATTTTTTCGCTTGCGGAAAATCCGGCCATGCGGGCAATTATGCCGGGCGTGTGTCCGTTGACAAACAGAACCTGTGCTTTATACTCCGTATTCCGACCGCGAGGCGGGGCGCGAGTGGGGCTCATAGCTCAGTTGGTCAGAGCAGCGGACTCATAATCCGTTGGTCCCAGGTTCGAGTCCTGGTGGGCCCAATCTTAAAGGCAATGCAGAGCGCTGAAGGTTCAGAAAACGGAATACTGGAACAGATAAAGAGACTCAAAGAGTTGCAGTCCGTTTCCTCCGAGTTGCACGAGATGGAGGAAACCCTCCGCAAATACCCCGAAGAGTTGTCGGTTTTGAACGGCGAAATTAAGTCCGTTCAGGAGATTCTCGCGGAAAAGACTCTTCAGACCGAGGATGCGGACAAATCAAAATCACTTCTGGAAAAAGACCTTTCCGAGAAACAACTTTACATAGGAAAAGCCGAAGAGCGCCTTCTCAACATCAAGACACACAGGGAATACGAGGCGCTTCAGAAGGAACTTACCGAGGCGAAGAGGCGGTGCATAGAGATTGAAGAGGAGATTCTTGAGTTAATGGGCAAACTTGAAACCCTTGGCGCGGAGACGGGCGAACTTGAGCAGTCTCTCAAGGAGAAAACCGAGCAAAACGCCCCGAGAATTGAAGAGATTGAAAAGGTCATCGGCAAACTTGAGACCGAAGCCGCGCCGTGCCGCGAGCGGAGGGATTCCATTGCGGGCGGGCTCAGCCCGGAGGTGCATTCGGTTTACGCCAAGATCTCCGGTAAAACGCACATATTTCTCGCCGAGGCGCGGAGCGAGATGTGCATGAACTGCAACATGAATATCCCGCCGCAGATGTTCAACGAGGTTCTCACCGGCGCAAAGATCATCCAGTGCCCCAACTGCAACAGAATTCTGCACTGTGAGAATGCCTGACAGTCCGCCGCAGACCGCCGCCGTAGCCCACATAGACGGCGCGTCAAAGGGCAATCCGGGCCCCTCCGCAATAGGGGTGGTCATCACCGCGCCGGACGGCGCGCCGGTTTCCAGAATCAAACAGTTCATCGGAACGGCCACCAACAATCAGGCCGAATACCGGGCGCTCATAACCGCCATAAGGGCGGCGGCAAATCTCGGCATGACCAGCCTCCACGTCAAGACGGACTCCCTTCTTCTCGCAAGCCAGATGAACGGCGAGTGGAAGGTCAAAGACCCGGGCATCAGGGCGCTTTTCAACGAGGCGGTTGAGGCGCGCGGCTCGCTTGATTCATTCACAATTTCCCATGTGGGCAGAGAGCATAACACCGTGGCGGACGGTCTTGCCAACGAGGCGATAAAAAGATACTCTTGACCCCGCGAGTCGGGCGGACGGCCGCCCGGGCGGTTTTGCCGTCCGGGAGGAAAGTCCGGGCTTCACAGGACAGAGCGCCGGTTAACCGCCGGACGCCGCGAGGCGATGGAAAGTGCCGCAGAAAACAGACCGCCCGTCCCCGCGAGGGGGCGGGTAAGGGTGAAAAGGCGGTGTAAGAGACCACCGCGGGAGGCGGAGACGTTTCCCGGCAAGGCAAACCCCGCTTGAAGCAAGACAAACAGAAGCGCGGCGGCTTGCGCCGCCGGGGGCAGTCCGGCCCCCGCTTCGGGTGGTTGCTACAGGCGTCCGGCAACGGGCGTCGCAGATGAATGGCCGTCCCCGACAGAACCCGGCTTACAGCCCGGCTCGCCTCCGCAAATTGTTATGGGTGACAGGTCACGTATATTCTGTCTGGGTTTTCTGACCCTTTTTCTTGAACTGTTGCTTATCCGCTTTATGGCGGGCAACATCTGGAATCTGGGCTACTTTCCCAACCTTGTTCTTATCTCCGCTTTCATAGGTCTCGGGGCGGGGTTTATCTCCCACCGCCTTTTCGGGCAAAGAGTCAGCGACACGCTTTTTGCCGCCGTGCCGCCGCTTGTAACCCTGTTTGTGTGCCTGATTTACGCCGCCAGCCCGGAAGTTCCGGGTTTCGGCTCCGAAGGCGGGGATTTCCGGGGGGAGGTTTTCTTCACCGCCGGCAAGGAGGGCGGCTCGTCCGGCGGACTGCCGCTTTTTATCTTCTGGTTTCTCTTTGTGGCGGCAATTTTCTTCCTCATAGCCCAGAGGACGGCGAAGGTGTTTATGCGGCTCAAGCCGCTTACGGCGTATTCCTATGACATACTCGGCTCGTGTTGCGGCATAGCGGCGTTTATCGGCATAAGTTTTGTTGAAGCCCCGGCGCACCTGTGGTTTCTGCTCGCCGCCCCCCTGTTTGTCGCCGGAAAAGACCCGTCATTCCCGTTCCGGCGGGCGGTGGCAACGGCGGCGGTTTCAATGCTTGCCGCCGTTGTCCTTGTCTCCATTCAGGACGGTCCGCACGGCTCAAAAAACCTGAGGTCAATATGGTCTCCCTATCAGAAGGTTGACCTTCGTCACGGGGAAAGAATTTTCGTCAACGACATTGACCATCAGGGTGTAATGGAGGCCCCGCAGAACATTTTTCTTTACTCCATGCCCCATATCATTCGGAGTATGCAGAACAAGCCCGCCTACGAGAAGGTTTTGATAATAGGGGCGGGGGCGGGAAATGACGCGGTGACGGCTTTGCGTTTCGGCGCAAGCGAGGTGGACGCCGTTGAGATAGACCCCGCGATAGTGCGCCTTGGCGAGCGGTTCGCCCCGGCGCGTCCGTATCAGTCGCCGAAAGTGAAGGTTTTTGTTGATGACGGAAGGCGCTTTATGGCGTCCACGGACAAAAAATATGACCTTGTTGTGTTCGCGCTTACCGATTCGCTTGTCAAATTGAGCGCGGTTTCGCAACTGCGGCTGGAGAGTTATCTGTTCACCCTGCAATCGTTCAAAAGGGCGTGGTCTCTGGTTGAAGACGGCGGAACGCTTTTCGCGGTTAATTTTTATCGCGAGCCGTGGGTGGCGTGGAAGATAGCCGGAATGATGAGTGAGGTTTCGGGCAAAGAGCCGGTTCTTTACAACTCAACCGTTCTCGGCGGCAACCTGTTTTCCTATGAAACCATGATATTTGCCGACAAGACCGATGTCCGCCCCGCCTGCCACAATCCCCACCCCGCCTTTATATGCGAAGGTTTCCCTGAATTTTCCAGCCGCATTTCCGACATTGCGGAGGGTGTGGAACTGCCCGATGACAACAGGCCGTTCCTTTACATAAAGGGGCGCGGCATACCGTCCGTTTACCTGTTTTCCATGGCGGGCGTTCTCTGCTTCACCGCGCTGCTGCTCGCTCTTATGAGGTTTGTCCGCCGCCGCGCGGAAGCGGTCTCAGACGTGGGGGAGGCGCGTCCCAACCCCGCCGCGAGCGCCGCCTTTCTGCTTATGGGCGCGGCGTTTCTTCTGCTTGAGACAAAGGGCGTCATTCAGTTCAGTCTGCTTTTCGGAAACACATGGCTCAACAGTTCGCTTGTGTTCCTTGCCGTCCTTGTTCTTGTGCTTGCCGCCAACTGGGTGGCGGCGGTCATAAAATCGCCGCGTCTTGTTCCCGCCGCTTTCGTTCTGCTTCTGCTGTCATGCATTCCCGCGCTGGCGTTCCCGCTTGACGCGCTGCTTGAGACTGA contains:
- a CDS encoding RluA family pseudouridine synthase, which translates into the protein MPVARPAATAVITLPPGSGGKRADTALSEVLPQSRSRVAALIKSGDILMNGEPFKPSAIIEGGESFLVHTPPPRGGFAGPEDGEVSLDIIFEDADIIVINKPAGLTVHPGAGRAGPTLAGALARRYRENLSTLGGIERPGIVHRLDKDTSGVLVAAKNDVCHAALSRQFAEREVSKEYEAIVCGEMKKNSGVFSSGIGRSSRDRRKMSGKNPARPRQSVTEWEVVERIRGWTFVRIRPQTGRTHQIRVHFSEAGHPVAADPLYRTKEAKALFASSGLAQPLRRQALHAASIGFSHPATGERMSFSAPLAADIADALNFLRASGGKNG
- a CDS encoding type II secretion system protein, whose product is MPGERTKRKPEKRRAGFTLIELLVVLVIIGVLAGFAVPNFLGARGSANELSARKTLQVLSSAEIQFAIQDSDGDGIRNYTASIGDLSEGLSLRCPKGSGESCEAADALVDESFEGADAGSSDSAVCERPKSGYCVRADFDASSSGQSSDGLYVTGFGWRASPISVGVTGKKDFAIYEDGVLRCETIEYDNNRGAAGSFSADRDSAPCP
- a CDS encoding biotin--[acetyl-CoA-carboxylase] ligase, with the translated sequence MSPTRAPPRGRNTEYKAQVLFVNGHTPGIIARMAGFSASEKMKIENAAPGALFFDETGSTNAVLREMGKNGAREGTVALADRQTAGRGRMGRRWVSPGGGNLFMSALFRPRVRFSLCPAATFMASLALSETFEAMGAETEIKWPNDILARGGKLAGVLSEAEPEGEMCGFIVIGIGVNLNLAPARKRGLMDGFERPAVSLGEILGRDINRGDFAAALIKNLFARRRDWTEKGGDRTVERWAERWGKLNGRVTVRDGGEEITGIARKVDARGFLHIETADGELVKIVSGDAL
- a CDS encoding C4-type zinc ribbon domain-containing protein, encoding MQSAEGSENGILEQIKRLKELQSVSSELHEMEETLRKYPEELSVLNGEIKSVQEILAEKTLQTEDADKSKSLLEKDLSEKQLYIGKAEERLLNIKTHREYEALQKELTEAKRRCIEIEEEILELMGKLETLGAETGELEQSLKEKTEQNAPRIEEIEKVIGKLETEAAPCRERRDSIAGGLSPEVHSVYAKISGKTHIFLAEARSEMCMNCNMNIPPQMFNEVLTGAKIIQCPNCNRILHCENA
- a CDS encoding ribonuclease HI family protein; its protein translation is MPDSPPQTAAVAHIDGASKGNPGPSAIGVVITAPDGAPVSRIKQFIGTATNNQAEYRALITAIRAAANLGMTSLHVKTDSLLLASQMNGEWKVKDPGIRALFNEAVEARGSLDSFTISHVGREHNTVADGLANEAIKRYS